In Chitinophaga sp. H8, a single genomic region encodes these proteins:
- a CDS encoding PIG-L deacetylase family protein: protein MELHDTTNNKTVLCLMAHPDDAEILSGGTLALLAHCGWKVVIATMTPGQAGSTVLNAEQISAVRRKEAAAAAAVINGTHACMESEDVFIMYDKPTLLKVIALFRRVQPSLVITASPNDYMLDHEITSQLAQTACMGATIPNIDIPDQPVLHSVPHLYYADPVQGKDRLGAEITGDILVDISSIMDTKEQMLCCHESQRDWLRAISKVDEFVLLMKNFSARNGQLIDKQYAEGYRQHLGFSYPQTDLLSELLPGFVHRKKTSR, encoded by the coding sequence ATGGAGCTACACGATACAACAAATAATAAAACGGTATTATGCCTGATGGCACATCCGGACGATGCAGAAATTTTAAGCGGCGGTACGCTGGCGTTGCTGGCCCATTGCGGGTGGAAAGTGGTCATTGCCACCATGACGCCCGGACAGGCGGGATCAACAGTGCTCAATGCGGAACAGATCAGCGCTGTTCGCAGAAAAGAAGCCGCAGCAGCGGCAGCGGTGATCAACGGAACCCACGCGTGTATGGAGTCGGAAGATGTTTTTATCATGTATGATAAGCCCACCCTGCTGAAGGTGATTGCGTTATTTCGCCGGGTACAGCCTTCTTTGGTTATTACCGCCAGCCCGAATGATTATATGCTGGATCACGAAATAACCAGCCAGCTGGCACAAACGGCTTGTATGGGTGCTACCATTCCCAATATCGACATTCCTGATCAGCCGGTCTTACACAGCGTTCCACACCTGTATTATGCAGATCCGGTTCAGGGGAAAGACCGGTTGGGCGCCGAAATAACCGGCGATATACTGGTAGATATTTCCAGCATAATGGATACCAAAGAGCAAATGCTGTGCTGCCACGAGAGCCAGCGCGACTGGCTACGTGCCATTTCCAAAGTAGATGAGTTTGTGTTGTTGATGAAAAATTTTTCTGCGCGTAACGGTCAGTTGATTGATAAGCAATATGCCGAAGGATACCGGCAGCACCTGGGTTTCAGCTATCCGCAAACAGATTTGCTGAGCGAATTGCTACCCGGTTTTGTTCACCGTAAAAAAACAAGCCGATGA
- a CDS encoding SusC/RagA family TonB-linked outer membrane protein gives MQKKIASYLFIRLLLLIMIMGGIGLGNSAFAQQEPTIKGVVKDSASGKAVAGVSVVLGSTVITSTDAAGAFSVQLKLPANLVFSAVGYLSSTVRVSTGGALSVSLVQGSQDLNAIVVVGYGSQKKTSLTAAVSTLKGKEISEVPITNLSNGLGGRVSGVIVKQGSGEPGKDGSNIYIRGISSTGSTQPLVIIDGIPRDYSQFSQLDPNSIESFSILKDAAAVAPYGVAGANGVILVTTKRGKSGAPRLSYNGYVGFQNPTVLPKYVNNYDYARLRNAAAKNDGLPQPYSDQALQKFKDGSDPDAFPSKYVWDYLVNKNSVLTAHNIEVSGGTDKVTYYGSLGYQSQQGMWKTASNNRYNLSMNLDAKVSNTTQLSLGLIGRVQKSVAPPSDYPGNGTGRVFELAGFATPLYGPFRFSNGMFGNHVASAIFGTGYYQGNTTAVNTQLTLTQQLPFVPGLSFKGTIAFDPTFADDKTWRTPMQVATIDTTKHPYVISDGIFNDPKSSLNQNYNRTQQLTYQAGLYYSRQFNKHKLNLIGVFEAKNNYWTGIGVSRRNYDLLIDEISMGSSNPQDWGTSGTSGNAKQLGLVYRVAYDYSGKYMLEASGRYDGSYYFAPGKQFGFFPAFSAGWRLSEEEFLKDVTALNNLKLRVSYGEVGALAGSPFQYMGTYNVIGGNYVIGGSPMMGISERIEPNSNITWERAKKTDIGLELGLWDGLLSAEFDYFREKRSNMLVSPNVVVPLEYGIGLSQVNAGVMENQGFELMVSSRYAVTKDLTVSLTGNLTYAKNKLLQVFETPVTYNNPNRRITGRPLGTQFGYNALGFFQTDDFNQDGSLKNGIPTQPWGKVSPGDIRYQDMNGDGRIDENDLTAIGDPVAAPRIIYGFSPSITYKNFGLDLLFQGAAKVNYYYHPSSIMPFWNGMQAYTFNFDYWTPEHPNAAYPRLTSSPTVNNMQTSSFWMGNAAYLRLKTINVYYQLPENVVSRIGIQAAKVYVSGQNLVTWTKLLYDPEIGNNTSYTPTSAWTYPQQKVVSVGLNITF, from the coding sequence ATGCAAAAAAAGATTGCATCGTACTTATTCATCAGACTACTGCTCCTTATTATGATAATGGGAGGGATTGGACTGGGTAATTCAGCATTCGCCCAACAAGAGCCAACCATCAAAGGAGTTGTAAAGGACTCGGCATCAGGCAAAGCCGTTGCCGGCGTCTCAGTTGTACTGGGATCAACTGTTATTACATCAACCGACGCGGCTGGCGCATTTTCCGTTCAGCTGAAGCTTCCTGCCAATCTTGTATTCAGCGCGGTAGGTTATTTGTCCTCAACCGTTAGGGTAAGTACCGGTGGAGCGCTGTCTGTTAGCCTGGTACAGGGATCGCAGGACCTGAATGCCATAGTAGTTGTAGGCTATGGCAGCCAGAAGAAAACATCTCTTACCGCCGCGGTATCTACCCTTAAAGGGAAAGAGATCAGCGAGGTGCCTATTACAAATCTAAGTAACGGCCTGGGGGGCCGCGTTTCGGGCGTAATTGTGAAACAAGGCTCCGGAGAACCGGGAAAAGATGGCTCGAATATTTATATCAGGGGCATCTCCTCCACCGGATCTACACAGCCGTTGGTGATCATTGATGGCATTCCCCGCGACTACAGCCAGTTTTCACAACTGGATCCCAACAGTATTGAATCGTTTTCAATTTTGAAAGATGCTGCTGCGGTGGCACCTTATGGGGTGGCCGGTGCCAACGGGGTGATCCTGGTTACGACCAAACGGGGAAAATCCGGTGCACCCAGGCTCAGTTATAACGGATATGTCGGTTTTCAGAACCCTACCGTTTTGCCTAAATACGTTAACAACTACGATTACGCCCGGTTAAGGAATGCAGCAGCTAAAAACGACGGATTACCACAACCATACTCCGATCAGGCGTTACAGAAATTTAAAGACGGCTCCGATCCGGATGCATTTCCAAGTAAATATGTATGGGATTACCTGGTGAATAAAAATTCGGTACTGACCGCCCACAATATTGAAGTAAGCGGGGGAACCGACAAGGTTACCTATTACGGAAGCCTCGGATACCAGTCACAGCAAGGGATGTGGAAGACGGCGTCGAATAACCGGTACAATTTATCTATGAACCTGGATGCGAAGGTCTCTAATACTACACAGCTCTCATTGGGTTTAATAGGGCGTGTACAAAAGTCTGTTGCACCCCCGTCTGACTACCCGGGAAATGGAACGGGCCGCGTTTTTGAATTGGCGGGCTTTGCAACGCCTTTGTACGGACCATTCCGGTTTAGTAACGGCATGTTCGGTAATCACGTGGCATCAGCAATTTTTGGTACCGGGTATTACCAGGGTAACACAACGGCGGTAAACACGCAATTAACCCTTACCCAACAGCTGCCATTTGTTCCGGGATTGAGCTTCAAAGGCACGATTGCCTTTGACCCCACTTTCGCGGACGATAAAACCTGGAGAACGCCCATGCAAGTGGCCACTATCGATACTACCAAACATCCGTATGTGATCTCCGATGGCATATTCAACGACCCGAAATCGAGCTTAAACCAGAACTATAACCGTACGCAACAACTCACCTATCAGGCCGGGCTTTATTATTCCAGGCAGTTCAATAAACATAAACTGAATTTAATAGGAGTATTTGAAGCTAAGAATAATTATTGGACCGGTATTGGCGTGAGCAGAAGGAATTATGATCTTTTGATAGATGAAATTAGCATGGGCAGTTCCAATCCCCAGGATTGGGGTACCAGCGGTACTTCCGGGAACGCAAAACAACTAGGATTAGTTTACAGGGTAGCATATGATTATTCCGGGAAATATATGCTGGAGGCAAGCGGAAGATATGATGGCAGCTACTACTTTGCACCGGGTAAGCAGTTTGGATTCTTCCCTGCATTTTCTGCCGGGTGGCGTTTATCCGAAGAAGAATTTTTGAAGGATGTAACGGCGCTGAACAATCTTAAACTGAGAGTATCCTACGGAGAGGTGGGCGCTTTGGCGGGCAGCCCGTTTCAATACATGGGTACTTATAATGTAATTGGAGGCAACTATGTGATCGGTGGCAGCCCGATGATGGGTATTAGCGAGCGCATTGAGCCGAACTCCAATATCACCTGGGAAAGAGCTAAGAAAACAGATATCGGGCTGGAGCTGGGATTGTGGGATGGCTTGCTCAGCGCGGAGTTTGATTATTTCCGCGAAAAGCGCTCAAATATGTTGGTAAGTCCCAATGTGGTGGTGCCCCTGGAATACGGGATTGGCTTGAGCCAGGTGAATGCCGGCGTTATGGAGAATCAGGGATTTGAGTTGATGGTAAGCTCGCGCTACGCCGTTACAAAAGATCTTACGGTATCTCTTACCGGGAATCTTACCTATGCAAAAAACAAATTACTGCAGGTATTCGAAACGCCTGTTACATATAACAATCCTAACCGGCGCATCACCGGAAGGCCGCTGGGTACACAGTTTGGCTATAATGCCCTGGGCTTCTTTCAAACAGACGATTTTAACCAGGATGGCAGCCTTAAAAATGGCATTCCTACACAGCCCTGGGGAAAAGTATCCCCTGGCGATATCCGCTACCAGGATATGAACGGGGATGGAAGAATTGATGAAAACGACCTCACTGCTATCGGAGATCCGGTAGCTGCGCCCAGGATCATTTACGGTTTTTCTCCATCCATCACCTATAAGAACTTTGGCCTGGATCTTTTGTTCCAGGGAGCAGCTAAAGTGAACTATTATTATCACCCTTCCTCCATCATGCCTTTCTGGAACGGGATGCAGGCCTATACGTTCAATTTCGATTACTGGACGCCGGAACATCCTAACGCTGCCTATCCCAGACTCACTTCCAGCCCTACCGTCAATAACATGCAAACCTCTTCGTTCTGGATGGGCAATGCGGCGTATCTGAGATTAAAAACGATCAATGTTTACTATCAGCTGCCGGAAAATGTAGTAAGCCGTATTGGTATACAAGCTGCGAAAGTATACGTATCAGGACAAAACCTGGTTACCTGGACAAAGCTGTTGTACGATCCAGAAATCGGCAACAACACTTCTTATACGCCTACCAGCGCGTGGACATATCCTCAACAGAAAGTAGTTTCTGTAGGTCTTAACATTACCTTTTAA
- a CDS encoding RagB/SusD family nutrient uptake outer membrane protein — translation MVKIFKWSSFFSGIAVVAMLSGCSNSLEVVPKDQVSDATLWTSTGNADLFLNNIYGTVTGPFNVGDTWENFSDNAINGVAGGYSATVFAEGNYTPSNAPSLWGNYNNIRKANIFIENVTASGLADKWKNSRLAEARYLRAYFYAQLWSYYGGVPIVTKVLNQAKQGDEIFYARNTFDETFKFITDELSAIAGDLVLKPESGRVSRGAALTLKAWCELFAASPLNNAANDVKKWELAAKTYKQVMDLGVYDLFPDYRTLFLEDNNNNVEVIFDKPYYRNNSQTALQGPSYVGADYRGYGLSNPTQELVDEYVMANGLPISDPNSGYDPMHPYIGREQRFYDDIIYDGAEWLGVEMVMKQGVGSKSATDLSNLNEATNTGYYWKKMMDPKYATVGNSQNSAHFILFRYAEVLLSYAEAQNEFAGPDQSVYDAVNKVRERVKLPELKKGLGKDEMRKAILRERRVELSLEEKRWLDLVRLKQADQKLNGPLHAVVINLVNGKWQYSYVPAPGGTRAFHPEKNYWFPIPQDAIDRNSKLKQNPNYN, via the coding sequence ATGGTTAAAATATTTAAGTGGAGCAGCTTTTTTTCTGGAATTGCCGTTGTAGCCATGTTATCCGGATGTTCAAACTCATTGGAGGTTGTTCCAAAAGATCAGGTTTCAGATGCTACCCTGTGGACCAGTACCGGTAATGCCGATCTTTTTCTGAATAACATTTATGGTACAGTAACTGGTCCGTTTAACGTTGGCGATACCTGGGAGAATTTTTCCGACAATGCTATAAATGGCGTTGCCGGTGGCTACAGCGCCACCGTGTTTGCAGAAGGAAATTATACGCCATCCAACGCGCCCAGCCTTTGGGGTAATTATAACAACATCAGAAAAGCCAATATTTTTATTGAGAACGTCACCGCATCCGGTCTTGCAGATAAATGGAAAAATAGCAGGTTGGCGGAAGCCAGGTATCTCAGGGCGTACTTTTATGCCCAGCTATGGTCTTACTATGGCGGCGTTCCAATCGTTACCAAGGTTTTAAATCAAGCGAAACAAGGCGATGAAATATTCTATGCCCGGAATACTTTTGATGAAACCTTTAAATTTATTACTGATGAATTAAGCGCTATAGCCGGAGACCTGGTGTTAAAACCTGAATCCGGGCGCGTATCCCGGGGGGCCGCGCTTACTTTAAAAGCCTGGTGCGAGCTTTTTGCGGCCAGTCCGTTGAACAATGCCGCCAACGATGTGAAAAAATGGGAGCTTGCTGCCAAGACCTACAAACAGGTGATGGACCTGGGAGTATATGACCTGTTTCCCGATTATCGTACGCTGTTCCTGGAAGACAATAACAACAACGTAGAAGTAATTTTTGATAAGCCCTACTACCGGAATAACTCACAAACAGCTTTACAGGGACCGTCTTATGTGGGCGCAGATTATCGCGGCTACGGCCTTTCCAATCCTACCCAGGAGCTGGTAGACGAGTATGTGATGGCGAACGGATTGCCTATTTCAGATCCAAATTCCGGGTATGATCCAATGCACCCCTACATAGGCCGTGAGCAACGGTTTTATGACGATATCATTTACGACGGCGCCGAGTGGTTGGGTGTAGAAATGGTTATGAAACAAGGAGTAGGCAGCAAAAGCGCCACCGACCTAAGTAACCTGAACGAGGCAACGAATACAGGATATTACTGGAAAAAAATGATGGATCCGAAGTACGCAACGGTAGGTAATAGCCAGAACAGCGCTCACTTTATCCTGTTCCGTTACGCTGAGGTATTGCTAAGTTATGCAGAAGCGCAGAATGAATTTGCCGGGCCAGATCAATCTGTTTACGATGCTGTAAACAAAGTAAGGGAAAGGGTAAAGCTGCCGGAACTCAAAAAGGGTCTTGGTAAAGATGAAATGCGTAAGGCTATTCTCAGGGAGCGCCGTGTAGAGCTGTCATTAGAAGAAAAAAGATGGCTCGACCTGGTACGGTTGAAACAGGCGGATCAAAAGCTGAATGGCCCGCTGCATGCAGTTGTGATCAACCTGGTGAACGGGAAATGGCAATATAGCTATGTGCCGGCGCCAGGCGGGACACGCGCCTTCCATCCCGAAAAGAACTATTGGTTTCCTATTCCGCAGGATGCAATAGACAGGAATAGTAAACTTAAACAAAACCCGAACTACAACTAG
- a CDS encoding AraC family transcriptional regulator: MKVIFEHQSNPSGAGFLVKEYIQTHFTSPYHFHDLYELILIKKSYGKLYAAKKIINFQDNDVYLFGPDFAHCFYNEKSFIEKGEKAHAIAIFFKKDFLGEGFFENAKYVKVNELLGKSTSGLHLTKTTPVIQELFSNITKQRGLDELITFLTLLSQISQLPQSSLGVINETQFVTKFTNKDSARLEPVINYVMENFREEVDSKTAAKLAHLSESAFCRYFKGRMEQTFSQFVNHVRVAHATNLLLTEEWDILRIYFESGFKNLSYFNRQFRHFTGQSPKEYRRSFYSKSENLVMDSRED; encoded by the coding sequence ATGAAAGTTATTTTTGAGCACCAGTCAAATCCATCAGGCGCCGGCTTTTTGGTAAAAGAATATATTCAAACGCATTTTACATCTCCCTATCATTTTCATGATTTGTATGAATTGATCCTGATAAAAAAGAGCTACGGTAAGTTGTATGCCGCTAAAAAAATCATCAACTTCCAGGATAACGACGTATACCTGTTTGGGCCTGACTTTGCCCATTGTTTTTACAATGAAAAAAGCTTTATTGAAAAAGGTGAAAAAGCGCATGCCATCGCAATTTTTTTTAAAAAGGATTTCCTGGGAGAAGGTTTTTTTGAAAACGCGAAATATGTAAAGGTCAACGAACTCCTTGGTAAATCAACATCTGGGCTACATCTGACAAAAACAACACCCGTAATACAGGAACTATTTTCAAATATTACAAAACAGCGGGGGCTGGATGAACTGATTACATTTTTAACGCTGCTAAGCCAGATCTCCCAGCTTCCGCAGTCTTCACTGGGCGTAATTAACGAAACGCAGTTCGTTACTAAATTCACCAATAAGGATTCAGCGCGGCTGGAGCCTGTTATTAATTATGTAATGGAAAATTTCAGAGAAGAGGTGGATAGCAAAACGGCTGCAAAGCTGGCGCATTTGAGCGAATCTGCTTTTTGCCGGTATTTTAAAGGCAGGATGGAGCAAACCTTTTCCCAGTTTGTAAATCATGTGCGGGTGGCTCATGCTACTAATCTGTTGTTAACGGAAGAGTGGGATATACTGCGTATTTATTTTGAAAGCGGGTTTAAAAATCTTTCCTATTTTAACCGGCAATTCAGGCATTTTACAGGGCAGAGCCCGAAAGAATACAGGAGGTCGTTTTATAGCAAGAGTGAAAATCTGGTGATGGATTCCAGGGAGGATTAA
- a CDS encoding RNA polymerase sigma factor, translated as MTMFNTIISGKNAAQRETAFTALYQRAFPMIARYVSKMGGSLEEAKDVFQDALVVYYEKTRTGALTLQYSDKSYLFGIAKHLWHKRYHMLSATGTGSPLFPEAATFLQETPVEETPSTSRLLQLLHTAGHKCMQLLKACYYDKHNMKTLANKFGFSSEHSATVQKFKCLEKVKNTVKEKSLRYADFLE; from the coding sequence ATGACGATGTTTAATACGATTATTTCCGGCAAAAATGCGGCACAGCGCGAGACCGCTTTTACCGCACTTTATCAGCGGGCCTTCCCGATGATTGCACGCTATGTAAGCAAAATGGGCGGCTCTCTGGAAGAGGCTAAAGATGTGTTTCAGGATGCCCTGGTGGTCTATTATGAAAAAACACGAACTGGCGCCCTTACGCTGCAGTACAGTGATAAGTCCTACTTATTTGGCATTGCAAAACACCTGTGGCATAAACGGTATCATATGCTGTCCGCTACCGGTACAGGCAGTCCTCTCTTTCCGGAAGCAGCCACTTTCCTGCAGGAAACGCCCGTTGAGGAAACACCTTCTACCAGCCGGCTCCTGCAGCTGCTCCATACTGCAGGGCATAAATGTATGCAGCTGCTCAAAGCATGCTATTATGACAAGCATAACATGAAAACACTGGCAAACAAATTCGGGTTTTCCAGTGAGCACTCTGCTACTGTCCAGAAATTCAAATGCCTGGAGAAAGTAAAAAATACCGTAAAAGAAAAATCCCTGCGCTATGCGGACTTCCTTGAATGA
- a CDS encoding SLC5 family protein — protein MGTTNTLDILTIAGYFILILSVGLWSGRGKKGTAANYFVSKGTLPFWAIGAAYVASGLNPEQLIGMNGMGYLVGLPLVNSYLIAIVVYSALIFFFFPLYLRNNIMTMPQYLGFRFDVRSQNIFSVLLLLSYILLNLSVVLYGGAKLFQGIYGVPVWLGVLILGIIAGAYTMYGGMKFVINAAVFDFMLVFAAGAILFVLGYLKLDNGWSDVMKHAPGGFHLMQPADTPVMPWHAVLFSLFNLQLFYSCINQALVQRGLGAKTEWDVRMAIVLAAIFVLFRPFIEIFPGMIARALAFTGHSEFHISPGEVDSVYPLLINNLIPAGLKGLVLIGTLATVMSTTAAFLNSISTLFTYDVYKKWINKEADDKKLVRIGALTTLTLMVFSILYAPVIERFGGIFLYFQSLSTYLAVPVATCFLFGMFWKKATPTAALTVMVAGIPLGALIQLLVIPGLFSAETIKAYSLTNFYVTGGITQFFCALLMIVVSLNTKPRELSEIRSYLWTPKLLKLPEGEPRRPWWQSVGLWWGLIAVIYTLFYIILW, from the coding sequence ATGGGAACAACAAATACACTAGACATTTTAACGATCGCAGGATACTTTATACTGATCCTGTCAGTAGGATTATGGTCCGGGCGTGGTAAGAAAGGCACCGCTGCGAATTATTTCGTGTCAAAAGGAACGCTCCCGTTCTGGGCCATAGGCGCCGCTTACGTGGCATCCGGATTAAATCCTGAACAGTTGATCGGGATGAATGGAATGGGATACCTTGTAGGATTGCCACTGGTGAATTCATATCTGATCGCCATTGTGGTGTACAGCGCGTTGATCTTCTTTTTCTTCCCGCTTTACCTGCGCAATAATATTATGACAATGCCGCAGTACCTGGGTTTCCGGTTTGATGTGAGGAGTCAGAATATTTTTAGCGTTTTATTATTATTGAGTTACATCCTGCTGAATTTATCTGTTGTATTATATGGCGGGGCAAAACTTTTCCAGGGCATTTACGGTGTGCCGGTATGGTTAGGCGTGCTGATCCTGGGCATAATAGCAGGCGCTTACACGATGTATGGCGGAATGAAATTCGTGATCAACGCTGCGGTGTTTGATTTTATGCTGGTATTTGCCGCCGGGGCCATCCTCTTTGTTTTGGGATATTTAAAATTAGATAATGGTTGGAGCGATGTTATGAAACACGCCCCGGGAGGATTTCACCTGATGCAGCCGGCGGATACGCCTGTAATGCCGTGGCACGCTGTTTTATTTTCGCTGTTTAACCTGCAGTTATTCTACTCCTGTATCAACCAGGCGCTGGTACAAAGAGGTCTTGGTGCAAAAACAGAATGGGATGTGCGCATGGCGATTGTGCTGGCTGCCATATTTGTATTGTTCCGGCCTTTCATTGAAATTTTCCCGGGTATGATAGCCAGGGCGTTGGCTTTTACTGGGCATAGCGAATTTCATATATCCCCCGGAGAAGTGGACAGCGTCTATCCTTTGCTGATCAACAATCTCATTCCTGCAGGGTTAAAAGGGCTGGTGCTGATTGGTACACTGGCCACGGTCATGTCTACAACAGCCGCTTTTCTCAATTCCATATCCACGCTGTTTACGTATGATGTTTATAAAAAATGGATCAATAAAGAAGCGGATGATAAAAAACTGGTAAGGATTGGAGCATTAACCACTCTTACGTTGATGGTGTTCAGTATTCTTTATGCGCCGGTGATTGAGCGTTTCGGAGGCATCTTTTTGTATTTTCAATCGCTCTCTACTTACCTGGCCGTACCTGTTGCCACCTGCTTTTTATTTGGCATGTTCTGGAAAAAGGCTACGCCCACAGCCGCTTTAACCGTAATGGTTGCGGGCATTCCACTAGGCGCGCTTATTCAGTTGCTGGTCATACCCGGTCTGTTTTCTGCGGAAACCATCAAGGCATACAGTCTCACGAATTTTTATGTGACCGGCGGTATTACCCAGTTCTTCTGCGCGCTGTTAATGATTGTGGTGAGCTTAAATACAAAACCCCGGGAACTCAGCGAGATCCGGTCCTACTTATGGACGCCCAAACTTTTAAAGCTCCCTGAAGGCGAGCCCCGGCGGCCATGGTGGCAGTCTGTCGGGTTGTGGTGGGGATTGATTGCGGTTATCTATACGCTATTTTATATCATTTTATGGTAA
- a CDS encoding TIM-barrel domain-containing protein: MGITRRNFIRNLGGTTAAVAAGSGLVLAAPGQNRPLAKPRHLPAPSEDISWKLLRGSFKMNWTLEPAAGKWIKENTIADSVQGTYRSNGYILQIAVKENGKRSAIVQFNIRREDKAHFRMHAYKIACNTSQSGVYKIFTPGSMMQQNYQIDLPYDFIAHSRAEIDQPVIWMQQTDGANTFTLGLLDQVQCTTLRGTTYLGNEGGEAPGIANKYASVSLERIFDEHNEVTEFADGLYAEADADISWFQSLINYSKAADRFTGFDGRRKTSAWALNPAWSTWYAHASDINQEMLLEDARLARELGVTTIEIDAGWNTRKGVSYHLDEDGDYYFNKDRFPDPEKLINEMHLKGMKIILRVAPLVMGVNANSRKKLENCLLKVDGKPTTYLDPRLKPVEDFLLNAWEYLFSYYKIDGMFYDFLEIPEKPDPVKGPEILHDNVHTAYTHLMKKLYEKAIAIQPDAVIVLRRGSANLNAKSFCTHMWPQDVPQDYNMNRRDVLYLKSLGDGILTHACSTSWPVSESDINVARHMSSIVMAGVPFFASLLNLLTASHKRIIKAWLSFYEKNKRDLVMGKMKPLLPTPPSAVLYTKGEQQVFIGFFEAVTGMVEVENVNTITIINAYNNHTATRLQGLSGNWSLAVYDHAWEPAGSRQIKADEQQGVTLNVQTKTNCHVVVLKKM, encoded by the coding sequence ATGGGAATTACAAGAAGAAACTTTATCAGGAACTTAGGCGGAACTACTGCTGCAGTGGCGGCAGGCAGCGGACTGGTATTAGCTGCACCTGGTCAAAACCGGCCACTGGCCAAGCCCCGGCATTTGCCGGCTCCGTCCGAAGACATCAGCTGGAAACTATTACGCGGTAGTTTCAAAATGAACTGGACGCTGGAACCCGCAGCAGGAAAATGGATAAAGGAAAACACAATAGCGGATAGCGTTCAGGGTACTTACCGGAGTAACGGCTACATATTGCAGATAGCAGTAAAAGAAAACGGGAAAAGATCCGCAATTGTTCAATTTAATATCCGGAGAGAAGACAAAGCTCATTTCCGTATGCATGCATATAAAATAGCATGCAATACCAGCCAGTCAGGGGTGTACAAGATCTTTACCCCTGGCTCCATGATGCAGCAAAACTACCAGATTGATCTACCATATGATTTTATTGCACATAGCCGGGCCGAAATTGATCAACCGGTCATTTGGATGCAGCAGACAGACGGTGCTAATACCTTTACACTAGGCTTGCTGGATCAGGTGCAATGCACTACGCTCCGGGGCACCACCTACCTGGGTAATGAAGGTGGCGAAGCGCCAGGCATCGCAAATAAATATGCAAGCGTATCGTTGGAAAGAATATTCGATGAACACAATGAGGTAACGGAATTTGCAGATGGATTGTATGCGGAAGCAGATGCGGACATCTCCTGGTTTCAATCGTTGATCAACTATAGCAAAGCCGCCGATCGCTTCACCGGATTTGACGGCAGGAGAAAAACCAGCGCCTGGGCATTGAACCCCGCATGGTCAACCTGGTACGCCCATGCAAGCGACATCAACCAGGAAATGCTACTTGAAGATGCCCGGCTGGCAAGGGAACTGGGAGTCACCACCATTGAAATTGACGCTGGCTGGAATACCAGGAAAGGAGTGAGTTATCATCTTGATGAAGACGGGGATTACTATTTTAATAAAGACCGTTTTCCGGATCCCGAAAAATTGATCAATGAGATGCATCTCAAAGGGATGAAGATCATTCTGCGTGTGGCCCCGTTAGTGATGGGCGTGAATGCAAACTCCCGGAAGAAACTGGAAAATTGCCTGCTGAAAGTAGACGGGAAACCAACTACCTATCTCGACCCAAGACTAAAACCAGTGGAAGACTTTCTGCTGAATGCGTGGGAGTACCTGTTTAGTTATTACAAGATAGACGGTATGTTTTATGATTTCCTGGAGATCCCGGAAAAGCCCGATCCGGTAAAGGGACCTGAAATACTTCATGACAACGTGCATACCGCCTATACGCATCTCATGAAGAAGCTATACGAAAAAGCAATAGCCATTCAGCCAGATGCAGTGATAGTACTTCGCCGGGGATCTGCGAACCTCAATGCAAAATCGTTTTGTACCCACATGTGGCCGCAGGATGTACCACAGGATTATAATATGAACCGGCGAGATGTGCTTTACTTAAAAAGCCTTGGCGACGGTATATTAACGCATGCGTGCAGTACCAGCTGGCCTGTTTCAGAAAGTGATATCAACGTAGCGAGGCATATGTCCAGCATTGTGATGGCGGGCGTTCCTTTCTTTGCATCATTGTTGAACCTGCTCACGGCATCGCATAAACGTATAATAAAAGCCTGGCTCTCCTTCTATGAAAAAAACAAAAGAGATCTGGTGATGGGGAAAATGAAACCTTTGTTGCCGACTCCTCCCTCTGCCGTGTTGTATACAAAAGGGGAGCAACAGGTCTTCATCGGTTTTTTTGAAGCCGTAACCGGGATGGTGGAAGTGGAAAATGTAAATACCATTACAATCATCAATGCATATAATAATCATACAGCCACCCGGCTGCAGGGCCTTTCGGGCAACTGGTCACTGGCAGTATATGATCATGCATGGGAGCCGGCCGGTTCCCGGCAGATAAAAGCGGATGAACAACAGGGCGTCACGTTAAACGTGCAGACTAAAACAAATTGCCATGTTGTAGTATTGAAAAAGATGTAA